TATTTGACAATGTTTCCAAAAAGAACAACTATGAATTTACCTATCTGGACTGTTCCAGGGACGATATCGAAAGCGCGATCCGGGAGAATACGAAAGCCATTTACATTGAGACACCGACCAATCCCATGATGCATGTATCGGATATTGCGGCCATTGCAGAGATTGCCAGGAAGCATCAGATCCTCCTGATCGTGGATAACACCTTCCTGTCTCCGTATTTTCAGAATCCGTTAAAGCTGGGCGCAGATGTCGTGATCCACAGTGGCACAAAGTTTTTGGGCGGACACAATGACACCCTGGCCGGATTCCTTGTGACAAACAACGGGGAGATACAGGAGAAGCTGCGGTTCCTGATCAAGACCACGGGAGCGGGGCTGGCGCCCTTTGACAGCTGGCTGCTTCTTCGGGGGATCAAGACCCTTGGCATCCGCATGGAGCGATCCCAGGAGAATGCGATAAAAATTGCGAACTGGCTGAAAGCGCAGCGCGTTGTGAAACAGGTGTATTACCCGGGGCTGCCGGAACATCCCGGATATACGGTGATGAAAAAACAGGCAAGCGGTTTTGGCTCCATGCTCACCTTCGATGTGGATACGAAAGCGCATGCCTTACAGATTCTGGAACGTGTAAGGATGATCAAATTTGCAGAGAGCCTGGGAGGCGTAGAAACACTGATCACGTATCCGACGACCCAGACCCATGCGGATGTGCCGGAGGATGTCCGTCTGAAAAACGGAATTACCCCCTGTACCCTCCGGTTATCTGTTGGAATCGAAGATATTGAGGATCTGCTGGCCGAGTTATCGGATGTATTTCAGTCGCTGGAATAGCATGCGATCTGGAAAAATGCATGGCGGATGAAACGAACGGGAAAGGATGAATGGAAATGCCGGAAAGAAATTTAAATTTTGATGAGATCATCGAGCGGAAAGGAACCGACTGTTTAAAATATGATTTTGCCGTAAAAAGAGGCAAGCCGGAGGATGTGTTGCCTTTTTGGGTGGCAGATATGGATTTTCGGACAACTTCCTATGTGGAGGATGCGCTGATCGAACGAGCGAAGCATGGGATTTTTGGATACAGCGAATCTCAGGAGGATTATTTTCATGCGATCGCAGGATGGATGCACAGACGCCATCACTGGGATGTGGAACCGGACTGGCTGATCAAAACGCCGGGCGTGGTATTTGCACTTGCCATGGCGGTAAAAGCCTTTACGGAAGCGGGAGACTGCGTGCTCATTCAGCAGCCGGTGTACTATCCGTTTTCCGAGGTGATCCAGGATAACGGACGAGTCGTTGTCAGCAATGATCTGTATCTGGGAACAGACAATCGCTATCATATGGACCTGGAAGATTTCGAGCAGAAAATCGTGGAGCATCATGTGAAGCTGTTTCTTCTGTGCAATCCCCATAATCCCTCCGGAAGAGTATTTACGAGGGAAGAACTGACCGGAATGGGAGAGATCTGTCTGAAGCATGGGGTCACGGTGGTCTGTGACGAGATCCACAATGATTTTGTGTTCCAGGGAGAGCACACCGTGTTTGCTTCTATTAAGAAAGAATATGCGGATATCTCTGTCACCTGTACCTCGCCGAGCAAAACCTTCAACCTGGCAAGTATGCTGATCTCCAACATCTTTATCCCCAATGAAAAGTTGAGACAGAGATTCCAGCATGAAGTGAATGCAGCCGGCATCAGTCAGTTGAGCGTATTGGGGCTGGTTGCTACCCAGGCCGCATATGAGCATGGCGATGAATGGTATGAGAAAATGATGGCTTATGTGAAGTCGAATATTGACTATGCAAGAAACTATGTGGAAGAATATCTGCCGGGGGTAAAGATGATCAATGGCGAAGGCACCTATCTGGTCTGGCTGGATTTCCGGGGAACTGGTATCGAAACAGAAGAATTGGATCGCCGGATCATATACGATGCGAAGCTGTGGCTGGACAGCGGAAAAATCTTTGGAAAAACAGGAGAGGGATTCCAGCGGATCAACGTGGCTGCGCCGAGAAAAACAGTGACAGAATGTTTTGAGAGGATTCGGAAAATTTTATAATGAATTGAAAAGCAAATAAGAGGATGTCCTGTAAAAAGGGCATCCTCTTTTCGTGCTGTATAGACTCCTGAATACGCTGCCAGTGGCAGGTTTTCCAGGATTTATTTTCCTTATGAAGCTTAGAAATCCATGGTGCCGTTGCGGTACTGGGTCAGGCGCTTCTGGATACGGTCACTGGGATCCAGAAGACCGCTGATGGAAGCATCATGATTCAGCGTGTCGATGATGTAAGCAATGTATTTGCTCATGTCACAGCTGATGTAGTAAGGCTTCTCCAGCAGCTCCGGTGTCTGATATACCAGGTTGGTGGTCAGCACGCGGGTGATATAGCCTTCCTCATAAGCCTTGTCAAATTTCTCCAGACCGTTGGTGAACAGACCGAAAGTGGAGAAGATAAAGATGCGGTTGGCTTTGCGGCGTTTCAGTTCGGAAGCAACTTCCAGAACGCTGTCACCGGAAGAGATCATATCGTCAATGATGATCAGATCCTTGCCTGTTACATCCGTACCCAGGAACTCATGGGCAACGATGGGGTTGCGGCCATTGACAATCTTCGTGTAGTCTCTTCTCTTATAGAACATACCCATGTCCAGACCAAGAACGTTGGCAACGTAGATGGCACGTCCCATACCGCCTTCATCCGGGCTGATGACCATCATGTGGTCGCTGTCGATCTTAAGATCCGGAATGTTGCGAAGAAGACCCTTGATAAACTGGTAAGCAGGCTGTACAGTCTCAAATCCGTTGATCGGGATCGCATTCTGTACCCGCGGGTCATGGGCATCGAAGGTGATAATGTTGTTGACACCCATATCGATGAGCTCCTGCAGTGCCAGTGCACAGTCCAGGGATTCCCGGCCGCTGCGCTTGTGCTGACGGCTCTCATAGAGGAACGGCATGATAACAGTGATGCTTTTGGCCTTGCCGCCCACTGCCGCAATGATTCTCTTCAGATCCTGATAATGGTCATCCGGAGACATATGGTTTGTCTGGCCGCACAGGGAATAGGTCAGGCTGTAATTGCATACGTCAACCATCAGATACAGGTCATAGCCGCGGACAGATTCACCGAGAACGCCCTTGGCCTCGCCGCTTCCGAATCGGGGAACACGCGCGGAAATAATGTAGTTATCTCTCTGATAACCTTCGAAAACGATATTGGCATGATGCTCGTTCTCTCTTTCATTTCTCCACTCAACGAGATAGTTGTTGACCTTCTCGCCGAGTTCCTTGCAGCTGGCAAGGGGAATGATGCCGAGTTTGCCTACAGGAATGGTTTCCAGATTTCTGGTTTCTTCATTAGACATTGGTTTTCTCCTCCGTTGTGATGATGAACATAATTAATTATACTATAGCACAAATCAAAACGATATGCCAGAGCCATCCGCCGAATCAGCACGATAAGTTAGGTCCAGTTTACTCTTATATTCCGGTGGGCAGATTGCATGCTTGCATGAAAAGCTGTCCATAGGAATATAAGAAGGCAGCACCATTATGAAACAGTATGCTCCAGCAGTTTCTTCCGGAGCCGGATATCATCCCCGAACAGCTTGAGGATCTGGTAGCTGCTGGAGATCCGGGAAAAGATCCGCTCCGAGTACGTGTTGAGAAAATTTTCCGGCGTCAGGTTTGTGGAAATGACCGTGGATTTCCTGCGCATGAGCCGCTCATTGATGAGCAGGAACAGCTGGGAGGAGACGAAGGCGTTCACCATCTCCGTGCCCAGATCATCAATGATGAGCAGGTCACAGTCGAAGACGTGATACCGGAAATCATCGTCCTCTTTTTCACTGGAAAAGCTGTGCCGGGAAAACCGGTCAAACAGCTGCCCGGAGGAAAAATAGAGGACGGAGAAGGAGCGTTCCAGAAGCTCCTTGGCAATGCAGTTGGTCAGAAAGGTCTTGCCGGTGCCGGTGCTCCCGTACAGAAACAGGTTCGGATGTGTCTGGGAGAAATCCTCGATGAACCGGTGGGCTTCCGCCAGTGCAGTCTGGGCCAGACGGCGGGAAGAAAGACCGGTGCCGGGATCGATCATGTCTTCCGGATAGTAGTCTTCCCGGAAATGGGAAAAATTCTCCCGTTCCAGCACCTGCCGCAGGTTGGACTGGTGGTACAGCAGGTCGATCTCCGCCTGCCGGAAACAGTGACATTTCTGACTGCCGATATAACCGGTATCCTGACAATCCGGGCAGATATAGTGCGGTTTCAGATAATCTGCCGGAAAACCGTGCTCGGCCAGAAGGTGATTCCTTTTCTCACAAAGGGTATGAAGCCTGTCGGCGCAGCGTGTGGCCTGTCCGGTCTGGTCGCCCAGCATGAGACGGGCCCGGCTGGCCTGGAGAGAGGAGATCTCTGTCTCCAGATCCGCGAATGCCGGGATCGCGTCATAGACGGCCTGCTGCCGCTCCTTCTGGCGGAAACGGTTGTCCGCCTGCCGTCTGCTGTAAATGCGCATGATCGTATCGTACTGTTCATTCGTCAGAGACACAGATTTGCTCCTCCTTCCTTAATAAGATTTACTTAATGTTCAGCAGCTGCCGCTCCAGGTTGTTGAAATCATAGCTGCGCTGTTCGAAGTTGTTGAACCGGTTGCGCCGGTCGGGCCCCTTGCTGTTGTCTGCTGTCTGGGCGGGCTGGGGCTGATTCTGCCGGTGGGCGGCATCCAGCTTCAGAATATCCGACGGATGGCGGACGCCCTGTCGGTTCCAGCTGGACAGGATCTTGTCCGCATATTCGAAGGACGGCTGGTGGATCTGGGTCACTGTGCGTTCACAGGCCTGAGAGATGATCTCCACCGGGAAACCGTACTCGGACGACCACTTCTTGATGTAAGCCAGCTCGGAAGCCACCGGATTGCGGCCCTTGATGCCGAAGCTTTTCAGCACGGTGAACACGTACTTGTTGTACTGGCTCGTCACCTCCTGGGCCTGCTCCACGGTGGTGATGTGCTCGGCATGCCATGCCAGAGCGACTGTCTCTATGTACCGGATGCTGCGGTTCCCGCGGGAAACACAGTACTCCACCAGATACTCAATGAGCTCCTCGGAAAAATGCAGCTCGTCGTACAGGTACAGGATGGTGTTGATGTGGGTGCTGCCCAGCGTCCGTCCCAGATACTGTTCCACGATGAACAGAAGCTGCCGGATGTTGTCCTGCTGCTGCAGCTCTTCCAGCCGCTGACGGGAGATATCGTGGGAACCTGCCTTCTTCGGTTCCGGCTGCACAAAGGTGACGGCTGAGGGTTCGGCACCATTCTGGCCGGTGGTTGTACCGGCGGAGGCCGTCTGCATGGAGGCCTGCGCCTGTCCGGGAACTGTACCGGTCTGCATAGAACCGTTCACCTGCCCGGCAACCGTTGCTGCGGAAAGTATCTTGCCATCTGTGACAGGTGCCTGCAGCAGGGCGTCTGTGCGTTCCGCAGCAGGCGCAAATGCTGCCTCGGGAGCAGCTGTCTGTACCGGCAGCTCCTTCAGGCAGATGCCGCAGGCAGCGCCGCGGTCATCGGTCTCGATGGACAGAAGCCCTTCCTTCTCCCAGTAGCGCAGTGCCCGGCAGATATCCTTCTCCGTGTTGCTGAACCGGTCGGCCAGCGTGCTCACAGACAGGGCATCCTGCCCGGCGGACAGACACCGGAGCAGATACAGATACAGTTTGACAAATTCGCCGTTGGCAGACGGCATGTAATGATCAATAAAATCATTGGAAACCGAAGTATATCCCCGGTCTCCTTCCCGATACAGACGTATAGCCATATGTTCACCCATCTCTTCTCTTCTAAGTATTCGAATTATAGCACATGTCCCGGGAAAAGAGAATAGGGTTTTTGGCGGCGGCAGACCTGTGGGAAAATGGTGATAAAAATGTGGATAATGTGGAAAATGTGGATAACTCAGACGGGGCAACTGCGGGGCAGGTGCGGAAAAGGGCGAAAAAAGGGGGATCAGGGGAAATAGGGACGAAAATCGGCGAGAAGATTATGTCAACGGATAATCCACAAAAAAATCCACATGCTTTTTCACACATTGTGTTGATAAGCATGTGGATAATGTGGATAACTATTTCTCAACGAGGTTTTCGCCGATATTTACGACGTCTCCGGCACCCATAGTTATCAACAGGTCACCGTGTACACAATTTTTTTTGAGAAAATTTTCTATTTGTTCGAAGGAGGGGAAATAGTAGGCTTCTGCACCTTCTTTTTGCAGTGCCTCCTGCAGCGTCCGGGAGCTGATACCCAGCGTGTCGGTCTCTCTGGCGGCATAGATGTCAGCCAGTACCACCTTGTCGGCCAGCTTTAATGCCCGGGCAAATTCCGGCAGCAGCGCTTTTGTCCGCGTATATGTATGGGGCTGGAATACACACCAGATCGTGCGGTGCGGATAATTCCGGGCAGCGGTGAGGGTAGCGGCGATCTCCGTGGGATGGTGGGCATAGTCATCGATGACAGTGACACCCTGGAAGGTACCCTTGTATTCAAACCGGCGGTCTGTACCCTCGAAGGCCAGCAGACCCTTGCGGATCGTCTCCGCCGGGATGCTTAAGCGGTCACACAGGGCAATGACAGCCAGCGCATTGGACACGTTGTGGATGCCGGGCACCTTCAGGGCACATTGGATACCGGGGGTGCCGTTTTTCACAACGGTGAAGGACGGATGGCCGAAGCCGTCAAAGCTGATATCTGTGGCGGTATACATGGCCTCATGCTCCAGACCGAAGGTGATGACAGAGGCGTTGATGTCTGCAGTGATCTCTTCATAATCCGGGATATCGGTGTTGATGATGACAGAACCGCCGTCCGCCGTCTGGGATGCAAACTGATGGAACGATCTGCGGATATCGTGGATATCCTTGAAGAAGTCCAGATGGTCTTCTTCGATATTTAAGATGATGGAATCCGTCGGATAAAAGTTCAGGAAACTGTTGGTGTACTCACAGGCCTCCGTGACGAACATTTCAGGGCCGCCCACGCGGATGTTGCCGTTGATGGATTTCAGGATGCCGCCCACGGAAACGGTGGGGTCGGTGTCCGCCAGCATGAGGATCTCGGAAAGCATGGAAGTGGTCGTCGTCTTGCCATGGGTGCCGGAAATGGCGATGGAAACTTTGTAGTTGTGCATGAGTTGTCCCAGGAGCTCTGCCCGGGAAAGCATGGGAATGCCCTTTGCCTTACAGGCTGCGAATTCCGGGTTATCCGGGTGGATGGCAGCCGTGTATACAACGGCGTCGATGTCATCGGTGATATTTTCCGCACACTGCCCATACTGCACGGTGCATCCCAGCGACTCCAGATGGGTCGTCAGGGCGGAGCGCTTGGCGTCGGAGCCGGAAATGCGGAAATTTTCCTTGAGCAGAATCTCGGCCAGGCCGCTCATGCTGATGCCGCCGATGCCGATGAAATGGATGTGGATCGGTTTATGGAAATTAATCTGAAACATAAAAATCCTTCCTGTTCTTCATTATTATAATAGGAAACAAGAGCGCTGCTCCTGTTTGTCACTAAGTATATCACACCCGGGCCGAAAACACAAAAACTATATGGGTGAACACCAAATGGATTGTAAAAACTGCAATAAAATCATGTAAAATCAAAATGAAAACTATGCAAAATATAGATAAAGAAAATAAAGCAAAAAGAGAATTTTGAAATAAAATACGACATTATGTAATAAAAAAACAAATAATGAGGCAAAAAAATTGTAAAATATGTTCACTTATCAGAACCAGTATGCTATAATGATAAAAGAACTACAACTACGAGAGGTGATAACGTGATTAGAAAGGAAATGATAGCAATGCTCCTTGCCGGTGGACAAGGCAGCAGACTGGGTGTGCTGACTTCCAAGGTGGCCAAGCCGGCCGTATCCTTCGGAGGAAAGTACCGCATCATCGATTTTCCACTGAGCAACTGCATCAATTCCGGCGTTGATACCGTGGGTGTGCTGACACAGTACCAGCCGCTGCGGCTGAATGCCCATATCGGAATCGGTATTCCGTGGGATCTAGACCGCAATGTGGGCGGCGTTTCTGTTCTGCCCCCTTACGAGAAGAGCAGCAGCAGTGAATGGTATTCCGGCACGGCCAATGCGATTTACCAGAATCTGGAGTATATGCAGAGTTATAATCCCGAATATGTGCTGATCCTGTCCGGCGACCATATTTACAAGATGGACTATGAAGTGATGCTGGACTACCATAAGGCAAGCCACGCGGACGTGACCATTGCGGCCATGCCGGTGCCGATGGAGGAGGCCAGCCGTTTCGGCGTCGTGATCACGGATGAGAACGGCAAGATCCAGGAATTTGAGGAGAAGCCGGAGCATCCGAGGAGCAACCTGGCTTCCATGGGAATCTACATATTCAGCTGGAAGGTGCTCAAAGAAGCGCTGATTGCCAACGCAGAAGTCCCCGGCTGCGATTTCGGCAAGCATGTCATCCCTTATTGCCACGAGAAGGGACAGCGTCTTTTTGCCTATGAATACAATGGCTACTGGAAGGATGTGGGAACCCTCGGCTCCTACTGGGAAGCCAATATGGAACTGATAGATATTATTCCCGAATTCAATCTTTATGAGGAATTCTGGAAGATTTATACAAGAAGTGAGATCATCCCGCCGCAGTACATTGCAGAGGATGCGGTGGTGACCCGCAGTATCATCAGCGAGGGCACGGATGTGTACGGAGAGGTGCACAATTCCGTCATCGGTTCGGGTGTCACCATCGGCAAGGGCAGTGTGATCCGGGATTCTATTATCATGAAGAATACGGTTATTGGCGAGAACTGCGTCATTGACCGGGCCATCATTGCGGAGAACAGCGTGGTGGGCGACGGAGCCGTGCTGGGCGTGGGAGAGGACATCCCGAATAAGAAGAAGCCCAGCGTATACTGCTTCGGCCTGGTGACCATCGGTGACAGTACCGTGATCCCGCCGAATGTGAAGATCGGCAAGAATACGGCCATAGAAGGTGAGACGACGCCGGAGGATTATCCGGGCGGCGTTCTGGACAGCGGAGAGACTTTGATTAAGGCAGGTGGCGTATTATGAGGGCAGTAGGAATCATTTTGGCAGGCGGCAACAACAACAGGATGCGCGAACTGTCCAACAAGCGGGCGATTGCGGCAATGCCCATTGCCGGAAGCTATCGGAGCATTGACTTTGCACTGAGCAACATGACGAATTCCCATATTCAGAAGGTGGCAGTGCTGACCCAGTACAATTCCCGGTCCCTGCATGAGCATTTAAGCTCCTCCAAGTGGTGGGATTTCGGAAGAAAACAGGGCGGCCTGTTCGTATTTACACCGACAGTGACCGCGGATAACAGCTTCTGGTACCGGGGAACGGCGGATGCCATCTGGCAGAACCTGGATTTCCTCAAGAAGAGCCATGAGCCATATGTGGTCATCGTATCCGGTGACTGTGTATACAAGATGGATTACAACAAGGTGCTGGAATACCACATTGCCAAGAAGGCAGATATCACTGTGGTATACAAGCAGCTTCCTCCGGAAGAGGATGCCACAAGATTCGGCATCCTGAAGATGGATGAAGACGGACGGATCCAGGACTTCGATGAGAAGCCCATGATAGCTACCGGTAATGACGTTTCTGCGGGTATTTATGTGATTCGCAGACGTCAGCTCATTGAACTCATTGAACGCAGCGCCGCAGAGTCCCGGTTTGATTTCGTGCGGGATATCCTGATCCGTTACAAGGGATTGAAGCGCATTTACGGATATCGGATGGATTCCTACTGGAGCAACATTTCCACGGTGGAATCTTATTATCAGACAAACATGGACTTCCTGAAGCCGGAAGTGCGGGATTACTTCTTCAAGCAGTATCCCGATGTGTATTCGAAGATCGATGATCTTCCGCCGGCCAAGTACAATCCGGGAGCGCATGTAAAAAACAGCCTGATCTCCAGCGGTTGTATCATCAACGGAACGGTGGAAAACTCCATATTGTTTAAGAAGACATTTGTGGGAAATAACTGCGTCATCCGCAATTCCATTATTCTGAATGATGTATACCTCGGGGATAACACATATATCGAGAACTGTATTGTGGAGAGCAGGGACACCATCCGTGCCAATTCCTGTTACAAGGGAGAGGATGGCGTGCGCATCGTTGTGGAAAAGAACGAGCGTTATATTATCTGACGGCAAATACGTTTTGGGGTAGGGTATATTGCCGGAAAATACCGACAAGGGGGGCATAATTCGAATGCAGATAACAGATGTTAGGGTTCGAAAAGTTGCAAAGGAAGGCAAGATGAAAGCGGTTGTTTCCATTACGCTGGATGACGAGTTTGTAGTGCATGACATTAAAGTGATCGAGGGAGAGAAGGGCCTTTTCATTGCAATGCCGAGCCGTAAGGCGTCTGATGGGGAATACCGGGACATCGCACATCCGATCAATTCGGGTACGCGGGACAAGATCCAGCAGATGATCCTCGGCAAGTATGAGACAGCGCTGACAGAAGTCGAAGAGGAGGAAGCGTAACGGCATCGGTGCATGGATGAACATGTGTGAGAGCACATGCGCAGGTGCACAGGGAAGGTGATGTGCGGGAACGCAGATGGAACGGAACAACAGGCGCAGGGCGATCCTGCGGGCAGTCGGAAAGAGAAGGATCCCGTCATGGACGGGGTCCTTCTTGCGCCTTCCCCCTTTTCAATTTTCCATTTACCTGCTAAAATAGACAGGCGCAGATGCATCCGCAGACGGCGGGAAATGTGTCCGCGCAGGGAAACAGACAATCGTGATGACAAGGAAAGAGGATCATTATGTATATCATTGCGGGCCTGGGCAATCCGGGCGGAAAATATGCCCACACAAGACACAACGTGGGATTTGACACGATCGACCGGCTGGCGGACCGGTACGGCATCCGCCTGGATACGAACAAATTCAAAGGAGAATACGGCATGGGCGTCATCGACGGTCACAAGGTGCTGCTGTTAAAACCCCAGACGTACATGAATTTAAGCGGCGAGTGCATCCGGGACGTGCTCGGCTATTACAAGGCCGATCCCAACGAGGAGCTTATCGTCCTTTTTGACGACATCAGTCTGAACCCGGGGCTCATCCGCATCCGCAAAAAAGGAAGCGCGGGCGGCCACAACGGCATCAAGAATATCATTCTCCACACGGGGACAGAAGGATTTTCCCGGGTGAAGATTGGCGTGGGTGAGAAGCCCAAGGGCTGGGATCTGGCGGACTACGTGCTCAGTACCT
Above is a window of Oscillospiraceae bacterium NTUH-002-81 DNA encoding:
- a CDS encoding PLP-dependent aspartate aminotransferase family protein — its product is MNRGRNTRCLHLEETEGKTENYGAISYPIYQTATYAHPGVGESTGYDYSRLQNPTREQLEKVVASLEGGIDAFALSSGMAAITLLMEIFRPGDHFVVEADLYGGSIRLFDNVSKKNNYEFTYLDCSRDDIESAIRENTKAIYIETPTNPMMHVSDIAAIAEIARKHQILLIVDNTFLSPYFQNPLKLGADVVIHSGTKFLGGHNDTLAGFLVTNNGEIQEKLRFLIKTTGAGLAPFDSWLLLRGIKTLGIRMERSQENAIKIANWLKAQRVVKQVYYPGLPEHPGYTVMKKQASGFGSMLTFDVDTKAHALQILERVRMIKFAESLGGVETLITYPTTQTHADVPEDVRLKNGITPCTLRLSVGIEDIEDLLAELSDVFQSLE
- a CDS encoding MalY/PatB family protein, which encodes MPERNLNFDEIIERKGTDCLKYDFAVKRGKPEDVLPFWVADMDFRTTSYVEDALIERAKHGIFGYSESQEDYFHAIAGWMHRRHHWDVEPDWLIKTPGVVFALAMAVKAFTEAGDCVLIQQPVYYPFSEVIQDNGRVVVSNDLYLGTDNRYHMDLEDFEQKIVEHHVKLFLLCNPHNPSGRVFTREELTGMGEICLKHGVTVVCDEIHNDFVFQGEHTVFASIKKEYADISVTCTSPSKTFNLASMLISNIFIPNEKLRQRFQHEVNAAGISQLSVLGLVATQAAYEHGDEWYEKMMAYVKSNIDYARNYVEEYLPGVKMINGEGTYLVWLDFRGTGIETEELDRRIIYDAKLWLDSGKIFGKTGEGFQRINVAAPRKTVTECFERIRKIL
- a CDS encoding ribose-phosphate pyrophosphokinase translates to MSNEETRNLETIPVGKLGIIPLASCKELGEKVNNYLVEWRNERENEHHANIVFEGYQRDNYIISARVPRFGSGEAKGVLGESVRGYDLYLMVDVCNYSLTYSLCGQTNHMSPDDHYQDLKRIIAAVGGKAKSITVIMPFLYESRQHKRSGRESLDCALALQELIDMGVNNIITFDAHDPRVQNAIPINGFETVQPAYQFIKGLLRNIPDLKIDSDHMMVISPDEGGMGRAIYVANVLGLDMGMFYKRRDYTKIVNGRNPIVAHEFLGTDVTGKDLIIIDDMISSGDSVLEVASELKRRKANRIFIFSTFGLFTNGLEKFDKAYEEGYITRVLTTNLVYQTPELLEKPYYISCDMSKYIAYIIDTLNHDASISGLLDPSDRIQKRLTQYRNGTMDF
- a CDS encoding ATP-binding protein — translated: MSLTNEQYDTIMRIYSRRQADNRFRQKERQQAVYDAIPAFADLETEISSLQASRARLMLGDQTGQATRCADRLHTLCEKRNHLLAEHGFPADYLKPHYICPDCQDTGYIGSQKCHCFRQAEIDLLYHQSNLRQVLERENFSHFREDYYPEDMIDPGTGLSSRRLAQTALAEAHRFIEDFSQTHPNLFLYGSTGTGKTFLTNCIAKELLERSFSVLYFSSGQLFDRFSRHSFSSEKEDDDFRYHVFDCDLLIIDDLGTEMVNAFVSSQLFLLINERLMRRKSTVISTNLTPENFLNTYSERIFSRISSSYQILKLFGDDIRLRKKLLEHTVS
- a CDS encoding DnaD domain protein; protein product: MAIRLYREGDRGYTSVSNDFIDHYMPSANGEFVKLYLYLLRCLSAGQDALSVSTLADRFSNTEKDICRALRYWEKEGLLSIETDDRGAACGICLKELPVQTAAPEAAFAPAAERTDALLQAPVTDGKILSAATVAGQVNGSMQTGTVPGQAQASMQTASAGTTTGQNGAEPSAVTFVQPEPKKAGSHDISRQRLEELQQQDNIRQLLFIVEQYLGRTLGSTHINTILYLYDELHFSEELIEYLVEYCVSRGNRSIRYIETVALAWHAEHITTVEQAQEVTSQYNKYVFTVLKSFGIKGRNPVASELAYIKKWSSEYGFPVEIISQACERTVTQIHQPSFEYADKILSSWNRQGVRHPSDILKLDAAHRQNQPQPAQTADNSKGPDRRNRFNNFEQRSYDFNNLERQLLNIK
- the murC gene encoding UDP-N-acetylmuramate--L-alanine ligase, whose amino-acid sequence is MFQINFHKPIHIHFIGIGGISMSGLAEILLKENFRISGSDAKRSALTTHLESLGCTVQYGQCAENITDDIDAVVYTAAIHPDNPEFAACKAKGIPMLSRAELLGQLMHNYKVSIAISGTHGKTTTTSMLSEILMLADTDPTVSVGGILKSINGNIRVGGPEMFVTEACEYTNSFLNFYPTDSIILNIEEDHLDFFKDIHDIRRSFHQFASQTADGGSVIINTDIPDYEEITADINASVITFGLEHEAMYTATDISFDGFGHPSFTVVKNGTPGIQCALKVPGIHNVSNALAVIALCDRLSIPAETIRKGLLAFEGTDRRFEYKGTFQGVTVIDDYAHHPTEIAATLTAARNYPHRTIWCVFQPHTYTRTKALLPEFARALKLADKVVLADIYAARETDTLGISSRTLQEALQKEGAEAYYFPSFEQIENFLKKNCVHGDLLITMGAGDVVNIGENLVEK
- a CDS encoding glucose-1-phosphate adenylyltransferase; amino-acid sequence: MIRKEMIAMLLAGGQGSRLGVLTSKVAKPAVSFGGKYRIIDFPLSNCINSGVDTVGVLTQYQPLRLNAHIGIGIPWDLDRNVGGVSVLPPYEKSSSSEWYSGTANAIYQNLEYMQSYNPEYVLILSGDHIYKMDYEVMLDYHKASHADVTIAAMPVPMEEASRFGVVITDENGKIQEFEEKPEHPRSNLASMGIYIFSWKVLKEALIANAEVPGCDFGKHVIPYCHEKGQRLFAYEYNGYWKDVGTLGSYWEANMELIDIIPEFNLYEEFWKIYTRSEIIPPQYIAEDAVVTRSIISEGTDVYGEVHNSVIGSGVTIGKGSVIRDSIIMKNTVIGENCVIDRAIIAENSVVGDGAVLGVGEDIPNKKKPSVYCFGLVTIGDSTVIPPNVKIGKNTAIEGETTPEDYPGGVLDSGETLIKAGGVL
- the glgD gene encoding glucose-1-phosphate adenylyltransferase subunit GlgD; protein product: MRAVGIILAGGNNNRMRELSNKRAIAAMPIAGSYRSIDFALSNMTNSHIQKVAVLTQYNSRSLHEHLSSSKWWDFGRKQGGLFVFTPTVTADNSFWYRGTADAIWQNLDFLKKSHEPYVVIVSGDCVYKMDYNKVLEYHIAKKADITVVYKQLPPEEDATRFGILKMDEDGRIQDFDEKPMIATGNDVSAGIYVIRRRQLIELIERSAAESRFDFVRDILIRYKGLKRIYGYRMDSYWSNISTVESYYQTNMDFLKPEVRDYFFKQYPDVYSKIDDLPPAKYNPGAHVKNSLISSGCIINGTVENSILFKKTFVGNNCVIRNSIILNDVYLGDNTYIENCIVESRDTIRANSCYKGEDGVRIVVEKNERYII
- the spoVG gene encoding septation regulator SpoVG; its protein translation is MQITDVRVRKVAKEGKMKAVVSITLDDEFVVHDIKVIEGEKGLFIAMPSRKASDGEYRDIAHPINSGTRDKIQQMILGKYETALTEVEEEEA
- the pth gene encoding aminoacyl-tRNA hydrolase; translation: MYIIAGLGNPGGKYAHTRHNVGFDTIDRLADRYGIRLDTNKFKGEYGMGVIDGHKVLLLKPQTYMNLSGECIRDVLGYYKADPNEELIVLFDDISLNPGLIRIRKKGSAGGHNGIKNIILHTGTEGFSRVKIGVGEKPKGWDLADYVLSTFPKEDREKVEEAMDHAVEAVRMMLDGETEAAMNRYNRKSYEENEA